One region of Polynucleobacter sp. SHI8 genomic DNA includes:
- a CDS encoding glutathione S-transferase N-terminal domain-containing protein, whose amino-acid sequence MKLIGTPASPFVRKTRIAFLEKKIDVAFVVEDVWNPASTLSSLNPLCKVPTLVMDDGGVMYDSRVIVEYADTLSPVGHLIPSAGKEKAAVKTWEALCDGILDAAVLTRLEKNWEPRGQNRSPEWINRQLDKINAGLKSMSEGLGSNAWCYGNQFSLADIAVGSVCGYLLFRFPEIRWQEEYPNLASFYEKLSQRPSFKDTPHPA is encoded by the coding sequence ATGAAATTAATTGGTACCCCTGCAAGTCCTTTTGTTAGAAAAACAAGGATTGCATTTTTAGAAAAGAAAATTGATGTGGCTTTTGTGGTCGAAGATGTCTGGAATCCTGCCTCAACTTTGTCGAGCTTAAATCCTTTATGTAAAGTTCCTACTCTAGTAATGGATGATGGTGGCGTCATGTATGACTCACGTGTGATTGTTGAATACGCAGATACCTTGAGTCCTGTCGGTCATTTAATACCATCTGCCGGAAAAGAAAAGGCTGCCGTTAAAACATGGGAGGCTCTATGTGATGGTATTTTAGATGCTGCGGTACTCACCCGATTAGAAAAAAATTGGGAACCTCGTGGGCAAAATAGAAGTCCAGAGTGGATCAATCGCCAATTAGATAAGATCAACGCTGGGCTTAAATCCATGTCAGAAGGGCTTGGATCAAACGCTTGGTGTTATGGTAATCAATTTAGTCTTGCAGATATCGCTGTCGGTAGCGTATGTGGCTATTTATTATTTAGATTCCCAGAAATCCGTTGGCAAGAAGAATATCCTAATTTAGCCAGTTTTTACGAAAAACTTAGTCAACGTCCATCATTTAAAGATACTCCTCATCCAGCTTGA